TTTTTATGATATGAAAAGTAGATTCCAGGATTAGGTTTATACAGgtgcttggggtttttgggagttaaaaaaaaaaggcaaaaatcttCAGTCAAGGATCAAGCCTATTCCACTATATCTTGTGTTACTAAATTCTAGTCATCCAAGTTCACTCAGGTAGTTCTGCATACTAAACATCATTTTTACTACTCTGTGAAGTGTGCACACCTTCATAACCCAGTAAAGGTGACATCACAGCGTTAGGCTTTGGAAAATCTTCCTTTTGTCTTGGATTATTGCAGATCTGCTTTTGCAGATCTTGGGGTTCTTAATGTGGATGGCAGCTCTGTTTCACGGGGATAACATTTAGTTTCATAACCTTCACTGAAAATAGCTGTTATGTTAATCATTAGCACTGCAACTTTGTTCCTCACAGGAGTGCTGGAAAACCTGCATGCTGCAGCTTATAAGAATGCACTGGCAAACTCCTTATACTGTCCAAATTACAGAATTGGAAAAATTACTTCTGAGCAGGTGGGATTGTGTTGTGTTATAAAATCTGCTTCAGTTTCTTTATCAAGGACAGAtgagagaaaattaatttagtaACTATGCAGTCGATATTTACTGCCATATTGATGTCTGgtgttaaaataaattattcccATACAGCTTTTAGTACTGGGTACAGAACTCAGGTTCACATTTGGAGGGGTGGTTAACATAGGTGGCTGTCAATGAAATGCAGGTGGTGTATAAAGGATTTTGTAGGGTCACTGAAGTATGTATAAAATGCTGTAGCGTAGATAGTTCCTTTGGAAGCATTGGAGTTTGCTGCATTAAGTATAAGGCTGAACAGTGGATGTCAGAAACACAGTAGccatttttgttctttattcAAAATAGCCTAAACTGTGAATTTACTGTTGCAGCTTCATCATTTTGTACAGAACAATTTCACAAGTGCAAGAATGGCTCTTGTAGGAGTAGGTATGTATGCTCTTTGGTAGAGACTGCAACTCCTAAGGGAAACTGCTGTAGAGATTGGACTTCTTTGTAGAAGTAAAATGTTACACAGAAACGTTTTCAGTGAATGGTAGCTGCTCTAATTTTTCAGTGCCACTACATGGAGTAACTCTTGTGTTGCAGGTGTAAAGCACTCTGTGTTAAAGCAAGTGGCAGAGCACTTTCTAAATATCCGAAGTGGAGCTGGTATCTCAAGTGCAAAGGCTGTCTATCGAGGGGGTATGTATGTCTCTGCTCTCTGTCCCCAAGTACTGATTTTCTGTTTATTATCAATACAGAAATTCAAGGTTATAGCTGAAAAATGTATAGTTGTACCAAATGCTCTGTGTGGGAAGTGACAGTTCACAGGCAGCTCCTATCTAAATAAGCAGAGAATTATTCTGCACCATGGAAGGTTCTAGGATAAAACTGAACCTGAATTTCCAGCAGAGCTTTACCTGCAAAATCATTTATTCCATGAAGTGAAAAACAATCTGGCATATGGTTTCTATTGGCATTTTTTGAAGGATTGACTTAAGAGTAGATTAAGGACTGCCTAGAGGTGGTGACAGGCTTTGCTTTTAGGGAAGATCTCTTAGAATGTCATAAGGTACTTAGTTTTGTGCTTGCAAGAAAATTTTTAAAtgtaagagatttttttcaaatgacCTACAGTCTAGTAGCAGCTTCTTGCTGTCTTCCTGAGTGGATATGTAATAACTTCACACTCTGGCTTCTCTTCTGAAATGAACTCCTGTCTccaaatgtttattttcataCCTCTGAACCTATAGTAGTTCCTGACCAAATGCTGCATTgccttttattctgttttatttctaGGTGAAATCAGGGAACAGAACGGTGATAGCCTTGTCCATGCTGCTATTGtagcagaaggagctgctgttgggAGTGCAGAAGCAAACGCATTCAGTGTTCTTCAGCATGTTTTAGGTGCTGGACCCCTTATCAAGAGGGGAAGCAATGTCACCAGCAAGTTGTCACAGGGAATCGCTAAAACAACTACACAGCCATTTGATGTAAGTTCAAAGGATTGCTGTACTCTAATGCTTTCAATGTCCTTTGAGAGGTTAGTACCTCCTGCTAAAATCTTAATTAGCTTTATTCTTGGACaagttaaaatatttcagagaagGCCCGCCAGTCTGGTATTTCCTTTGCACAGATGGAGTTTAGCTTCCTGAATTACAGCATTTTAGATTCTGATAGTAATTACTTTCCTATGCTTGGTGTTGAATTGTTCTGATACTTGAAACATTTGATGGTAATGTTTGTTTTGCAGGCTTCTGCATTTAATGTTAACTACTCTGATTCTGGGCTCTTTGGGTTTTATACCATATCCCAGGCTTCAAATGCAGGGGAGGTGAGTTGCTGATTAGAATTTAAGTATTAATAATGTAATCCTCAAACTAGTGTTTTGAATTGAGACACTGACCGAGTCATCTAGCAGAAGTCAGTTCACCTGGTTCTTGTATAAGAATGCTGTATGTTGACTTATGACTCAGCTGTGTAAGCTGGGAATGAGACTTGCTTTCTGGGAAGTACAAATACCTAAGACCAACTAGAGCTAGTAAAATAACTTGAATTGCTGACATGTGTTAAGCCTAAAGATATCATGGGGACGTGCTGACCCTTGAAGCTGGCAGAATTGGATATGCTTATGAAAAATGGTGACAAATTAATGTGGTGTTGCAATTTAAATCCACACTGGGTTTTGTGCCTCTCTTGGGCTGGGCATTTATTACTGTGTTTTCAGCTTTGTTATAAAGCTGTTCAGAATTGAGTTCAGGCAGACAATCCTAACACtgtcagctgctctgccctgaaaTTTCTAAGATGTCAGATAATGGGAATAACATGTTGAAATTTAATGCAGGAAGTTTTCAATGATTTAATTTTCCTTAGGTCATTAAAGCTGCTTTGAACCAGATAAAGGCAGTTGCTCAAGGCAGCGTCACCGATGATGATGTCAAAAAGGCAAAGTAAGTGCATAAGGAAGTGTCTTGTGTGTTCAGAGAGAAGTCTGAGACTATTCTGTACAGCAGTGCTTAGCGTCGTCCTCTTGTGTCAGTGGGGAACTGCTCACTTCCCTGGGTTAAAACTGAAGCTCTCTTAatactctttttaaaaaagcgGTGCTGATTCTCTGCTAGTGCTGTTTCGTAATGAGGACTTGTTAGGTAACTGTTAATGTTTTCTGAAAAGTGTTTCAGTGTTAAAAACTAGCAAGTAGCAACAGATGCTGTTGTGTTAATCATACTCTGTAATATTAAGATGTAGTTAAATTAGAATCCTAAATTGCATTATTTAGGTAATTCCCTTTACAGTCACACTGCAGCAATTCCCAAAACACTTAAATTAACCAATCGTCTCCATCTTCAGAGAACAGCAGTAATGAGGATATGCAAGTGTAAAGCACTGAATTAGTGATGTTACATCCCTCTGCTAGAAATACATGCCCTTAGGAATGTTTGAGATGGGGGAAATCACTATTACAGATGCAGTAACACCAACAAAGTGGCAGTTTCTAATTTATAGGGGGGTTATGTGTGTTAGTTGCTTGGTGCTTGATCTCCAGGTAGTGTTAAACTGCACTGTGCCTCTAAAACTGTAGTCTACAACATAACAATGTAGTACAGATTCACTCAGACAAACTGACAAATCAGTTTTTCTGATTCCTGGGGGTACTTAAAACTGTACTTAACCCAGAAACCTGAGAAATTTTCTGTGTAGAGGAGCTGATCATTCCAAGACAATAGGTGTTCAAGTACACTGTCAGTTTCATGCCTGGACTGTTTGTAATGCCTCTTTCCAAACTACAGAACCCTCCATACTTGAAAACCTTTTGAAATGGAGAGGAAtcttgaaaactgaaaaagcaCCAAAAACTCATTTCACTTATGGGGAGATTGGGAAAGGTAGTAACAGGACTGTGCTGCTCACTCAACCTTAATTCTATGTTTGATGGCAGGAACCAGATGAAAGCCACCTATTTGATGTCAGTGGAGACTGCAGAAGGGTTACTGAATGAAATTGGCTCTGAGTCATTGTTTGCTGGCACACACACATCACCATCTGTTGTTGCTCAAAAAATCGACTCAGTAGCCACTGCTGATGTTGTGAATGTAAGTATGTGTCGGTGTCTA
This DNA window, taken from Indicator indicator isolate 239-I01 chromosome 22, UM_Iind_1.1, whole genome shotgun sequence, encodes the following:
- the LOC128974356 gene encoding cytochrome b-c1 complex subunit 2, mitochondrial encodes the protein MKGFPVVARSLSKRLYSLKVAPKVTPSATADRVKLSPESEDLAITKLPNGLVIASLENFSPASRIGVFIKAGSRYETASNLGTAHLLRLAANLTTKGASSFRITRGIEAVGASLSVYSTREKMTYSVECLRDDVDTVMEYLLNVTTAPEFRPWEVTDLQPQLKVDKAIAFQNPQVGVLENLHAAAYKNALANSLYCPNYRIGKITSEQLHHFVQNNFTSARMALVGVGVKHSVLKQVAEHFLNIRSGAGISSAKAVYRGGEIREQNGDSLVHAAIVAEGAAVGSAEANAFSVLQHVLGAGPLIKRGSNVTSKLSQGIAKTTTQPFDASAFNVNYSDSGLFGFYTISQASNAGEVIKAALNQIKAVAQGSVTDDDVKKAKNQMKATYLMSVETAEGLLNEIGSESLFAGTHTSPSVVAQKIDSVATADVVNAAKKFVSGKKSMAASGDLGNTPFLDEL